Proteins from a single region of Acidovorax sp. NCPPB 3576:
- the clpS gene encoding ATP-dependent Clp protease adapter ClpS, which produces MATKPPSPTPAPPARTPARDDGGSVVLERRTLKTQPPQMFQVVMLNDDFTPMEFVIVVLQEFFSKDREAATQIMLKIHLDGKGVCGVYSRDVAATKVEQVREAAHKAGHPLQCLSEPVE; this is translated from the coding sequence ATGGCAACTAAACCACCTTCCCCCACTCCCGCTCCGCCCGCCCGGACGCCAGCGCGGGACGATGGCGGTTCGGTCGTGCTCGAACGTCGCACGCTGAAAACCCAGCCGCCACAAATGTTTCAGGTGGTCATGCTCAATGACGACTTCACGCCGATGGAATTCGTCATCGTCGTGCTACAGGAATTCTTCAGCAAAGACCGGGAAGCCGCCACGCAGATCATGCTGAAAATCCATTTGGACGGCAAAGGCGTATGTGGGGTGTATTCCCGCGATGTCGCCGCCACCAAAGTGGAGCAGGTCCGTGAGGCAGCGCACAAGGCGGGCCACCCGCTGCAATGCCTCAGTGAGCCTGTTGAATAA